In the Streptomyces fradiae ATCC 10745 = DSM 40063 genome, one interval contains:
- a CDS encoding cytochrome P450 produces MTATTTENTAAPTGPATATVPATATATGPAPATTATAAACPFTGARAGTGAAAPGTPAGAAGAGAGPAGPEAAPVAGAVRAGERDGDQAGDQAGDQAGERAGRGAADRSAGFTERYLLSPAVNADPYPYLDALRDHDPVHWSAMHRAWLVTGHEQLTHCLRDPAVSADRVRPLMDAVPEGARDDAERAFGILSRWMVFNDPPRHRRLRQVFQDQFAARAINRYRGFVERATRAMAGRRAAPGRTGDLVADIARPLPALVFARWLGVPQADAPSFWYWNARVGDLVLGAAQEEREYRTSLQSLVNLEDYLAELVRRRREEPKDDLISAVLAGGRVGTSVSEEEFVGMLTQMAFAGGETTSNLIANTLLALLSRPDQLAAVREDPARLVPAAVEETMRFDGPSKMSIRIAAADLELDGRAVRAGDRLFLVTAAANRDPDRFADPGRFDVRRGTGGPLHLGFGFGAHFCVGAALARLVAVSAVDVLVRERPGLSLVDEPLSWQPSLLNRALTALPVRY; encoded by the coding sequence ATGACCGCGACGACCACGGAGAACACCGCGGCCCCGACCGGGCCCGCGACGGCGACGGTGCCCGCGACGGCGACGGCCACCGGGCCGGCCCCGGCGACGACCGCCACCGCTGCGGCCTGCCCCTTCACCGGTGCCCGCGCCGGTACCGGGGCGGCCGCCCCGGGCACCCCGGCCGGTGCGGCCGGTGCGGGGGCCGGTCCTGCCGGACCCGAGGCCGCCCCGGTCGCAGGGGCGGTCCGGGCCGGGGAACGGGACGGGGACCAGGCCGGGGACCAGGCCGGGGACCAGGCCGGCGAACGGGCCGGGCGCGGCGCCGCCGACCGGTCCGCCGGCTTCACGGAGCGGTACCTGCTCTCCCCCGCCGTCAACGCCGACCCGTACCCGTACCTCGACGCGCTGCGCGACCACGACCCGGTCCACTGGAGCGCGATGCACCGCGCCTGGCTGGTCACCGGGCACGAGCAGCTGACGCACTGCCTGCGCGACCCCGCCGTCTCGGCCGACCGGGTGCGGCCCCTGATGGACGCCGTGCCGGAGGGGGCCCGCGACGACGCGGAGCGGGCCTTCGGGATCCTCTCCCGCTGGATGGTGTTCAACGACCCGCCGCGGCACCGGCGCCTGCGGCAGGTCTTCCAGGACCAGTTCGCCGCCCGGGCGATCAACCGGTACCGGGGCTTCGTGGAGCGGGCCACGCGGGCCATGGCGGGCCGCCGCGCCGCACCCGGCAGGACCGGGGACCTCGTCGCCGACATCGCCCGGCCGCTGCCCGCGCTGGTGTTCGCCCGCTGGCTGGGCGTGCCGCAGGCCGACGCCCCGTCCTTCTGGTACTGGAACGCCCGCGTCGGGGACCTCGTGCTCGGCGCGGCCCAGGAGGAGCGCGAGTACCGCACGTCCCTGCAGTCGCTGGTCAACCTGGAGGACTACCTCGCCGAACTGGTGCGCCGGCGCCGCGAGGAGCCAAAGGACGACCTGATCAGCGCCGTGCTGGCGGGCGGGCGCGTCGGCACGTCGGTCAGCGAGGAGGAGTTCGTCGGGATGCTGACGCAGATGGCCTTCGCCGGCGGCGAGACCACGAGCAACCTGATCGCGAACACCCTGCTGGCGCTGCTGAGCCGGCCGGACCAGCTCGCGGCGGTGCGCGAGGACCCGGCCCGGCTGGTGCCGGCGGCGGTGGAGGAGACGATGCGCTTCGACGGGCCGTCGAAGATGTCGATCCGCATCGCGGCCGCGGACCTGGAGCTCGACGGCCGGGCGGTACGGGCCGGGGACCGGCTGTTCCTGGTGACGGCCGCCGCGAACCGGGACCCGGACCGGTTCGCCGACCCCGGCCGGTTCGACGTCCGGCGCGGCACCGGGGGGCCCCTGCACCTGGGCTTCGGGTTCGGCGCCCACTTCTGCGTCGGCGCGGCCCTCGCCCGGCTGGTCGCCGTGAGCGCGGTCGACGTGCTCGTACGGGAACGCCCCGGCCTGTCGCTGGTGGACGAGCCCCTGTCCTGGCAGCCCTCGCTGCTCAACCGCGCGCTGACGGCCCTGCCCGTCCGCTACTGA
- a CDS encoding non-ribosomal peptide synthetase translates to MTTTHAERATAAQAEGATAPSTAPAPAPAPARPDAPARPDASAAPVAPGTPAPQGAPASRGGGASASGLSPAARRLLERRLRGRADAAPAGIPRLDPRPERVPLSAAQQRLYFLHRLDPDGAEYLMPAAWRFTGPLDTAALDGAVRDLVARHEQLRVVFTEEDGVPAQRVLDAEPAGLDVLELPASVRDGGPEALAAAVLDVAAQPFDLACEPGFRAVLLRVADDDHVLVLALHHIVADGWSLDLLVRDLAALHRARAEGGGHGLPALPIAYTDYAVWQRGLDQGDDLAYWRGALAGLAPLELPTDHPRPEARSSAGALHTVELPADLTARLRALGERTDTTTYMSLMAAFQATLAFHTGQDDIAVGTVVANRERPETEQLAGFFVNTLVVRTDLSGDPTGDELLGRTRESVLGALSHQALPFERVVDELSPDRDLGRNPLFQVLYTHTRASSGSFRLGAAVGEAFPIDLTTAKFDFTLDVLESGPGEGPAGTRGASGAGGADGADGADGGRIALRFVYRPDLFTAESVERFAAHLVAVVRAFVRVPSVPLSEMALLTDEEIGELLGPDGPANRPATTGANAAARAPRTAPRRFAEHARRTPHAVAVSGAGRSLTYAELDAASRALARRLRAAGAGPEQLVGVCVERGPELAVALLGVWRAGAAYLPLDPAHPRARREFTVTDAGVSLVVAGGAGRAAVAGLPVEVVPLEAPVSGPAGCSVEDDDEGDPYGEDAGDGSYGPDGAAHGAHRPDGAHGGADGAGEDPGADRLAYVIYTSGSTGRPKGVELTHGNLAWLLDAADRHFSFGADDVWTLVHSPAFDFSVWELWGPLASGGRVVVLTDDEVRDPAAVLRVLREERVTVLNQTPAAFKGLRAHMAQAGAAFRELALRTVVFGGDAFDAGDYRDWFTVPQDERPALVNMYGITETTVHVTYRPITEADTVSPVASPIGRPLAGQHGYVLDRFRRLVPRGTVGELYVAGGGVARGYRNRPELSAERFPADPFGPGGTRMYRTGDLVRVLPDGQLAYVGRADHQVKVRGYRIEPGEIEAALRALPGVADAAVVARTEPGGARLVAHVVLTEGRPLDAADLRDRLRLTLPSYMVPALFVRHERLPLTANGKVDRAALRAVAGDAAAPDGYEPPRGATEEALARVWAEVLGVERVGRTAHFFDLGGDSILALRVIGLARAAGLALTVPDLFRAPELGALARRATAADEAAPPVEPFSQLDPADRARLPEGLEDAYPLTMLQAGMLHEMLADERRGAYHNVTDLKITVPEGFDSAAFQAAVDAVVREHGILRTSVDLVSFSEPLQLVHREASLPVGCTDLRGLSRDEQRAALRGHVEEEFGRRFDLAAPPLVRIHLHRLTDRELRLTLTDCHVVLDGWSLTSLIADLLDLHRRAVAHRRAPELPAAPRFAEYVALERAALRDEESLAYWRTALDGLNPVRFTRRGVEGGTGGAGGAGADGTGTGTGTDGSDDGTGAETVYETKRSYARLAGPVGRLARQAGVPRRTVLLTAFHHLMGLFAEWDDDAAGHAIGLVTNGRPELPGADRMRGLFLNTVPFGVRRPRGSWLEYVRAVFAAEREMLPHRRVPLVRLAELRPGEPSPVQAVFNFVNFHRLSGDTWDESMEIARTMFPLLVNASVDGFQLDADPAYVSPATADQLADLLCGVLETMVAAPDAPVTRPALRGAARERALGAWARGPELPGDGLMFHTCVAAHAERTPHAVAVEHGAREVTYAELDADAGRLAARLGALGVGPETVVGICVDRGPDMLRAVLGVSKAGGAFLPLDPRHPVERLAFTARDSGMRVLLTQSALAGAVPFDGPVLRLDDPAVWEPSGAPVPAPAVTPDSAAYVIYTSGSTGTPKGAVIPHRGLTNMLEGQRDLVEPAPGERVLQFASFSFDASILEMTWALANGGTLCTAPQEALRPGPDLAATLRERRITGAMLPPSALAVLGEDRFPELAVLQVAGEACPAELARTWSRGRRFLNVYGLTETSSWSVAARLEPDCRRAPVGRPIRNTSLHVLDDDLQPVPVGVPGEIHLGGHAVGRGYLNRPELTAATFVPDPYGAPGDRLCRTGDIGVRRPDGQVEWLGRRDGQVKLRGFRIELGEVEHALRELPEVRQAVVLLRRDLPGGEPALVAYVVPREGSGAGEEELRRGLRARMPAYMVPAFFTVLDELPVNTSGKVDKRALPLPAAGRERVGAPYVAPRTPAELVLAEVWRRVLGVAEVGVHDDFFRLGGSSLSTVRVAAQATARGLRVTVRDLIEAPTIAGLAARAGGADDDGSGSGPGSEVRSEVRSEVRLRDGEGAPLWCVHPTGGSAAWYVPLARELPPGRPVRAFQARGLLGGVDPTTVAGIAANYVAEITAHGGRGPHDLLGWSMGANLALEMATQLYEAGHTVEPLVLIEPYLPNPVAAGRLAGVGRDMVTALGMRDRIRALDPSPERDAAVAELTALLLGAGMSPSEAALVENAPIEVWHSLLVALAGYRVRPYPGHVHLVVGSTAAGLPEDEPMPGLDVGYRTYVARWRELALGGLTVHVTEGDHMSMMSERLMPRTAALLARIGTGAVR, encoded by the coding sequence ATGACGACCACGCACGCCGAACGCGCCACCGCCGCACAGGCGGAAGGCGCCACCGCCCCCTCGACCGCACCCGCACCCGCACCGGCTCCGGCCCGTCCGGACGCGCCGGCCCGTCCGGACGCGTCGGCCGCCCCGGTCGCCCCGGGCACACCGGCTCCCCAGGGCGCGCCGGCCTCCCGGGGCGGGGGCGCGTCCGCCTCCGGGCTCTCCCCCGCCGCGCGCCGCCTGCTGGAGCGCCGACTGCGCGGCCGGGCGGACGCCGCGCCCGCCGGCATCCCCCGGCTGGACCCGCGCCCGGAGCGGGTGCCGCTGTCGGCGGCGCAGCAGCGCCTGTACTTCCTGCACCGCCTCGACCCGGACGGCGCCGAGTACCTGATGCCGGCCGCCTGGCGGTTCACCGGGCCCCTGGACACGGCCGCGCTCGACGGGGCGGTCCGCGACCTGGTCGCGCGCCACGAGCAGCTGCGGGTGGTCTTCACCGAGGAGGACGGCGTCCCCGCTCAGCGCGTCCTCGACGCGGAGCCCGCCGGCCTGGACGTGCTGGAGCTGCCCGCGTCCGTACGGGACGGGGGCCCCGAGGCGCTGGCCGCCGCCGTGCTCGACGTCGCCGCCCAGCCCTTCGACCTGGCCTGCGAGCCCGGTTTCCGGGCCGTGCTGCTGCGGGTCGCCGACGACGACCACGTGCTGGTCCTCGCCCTGCACCACATCGTCGCCGACGGCTGGTCGCTGGACCTCCTCGTCCGCGACCTGGCCGCCCTCCACCGTGCCCGCGCCGAGGGCGGCGGGCACGGACTGCCGGCCCTGCCCATCGCGTACACCGACTACGCGGTGTGGCAGCGCGGCCTCGACCAGGGCGACGACCTCGCCTACTGGCGCGGCGCCCTCGCCGGGCTGGCCCCGCTGGAGCTGCCGACCGACCATCCGCGACCGGAGGCGCGGTCCTCGGCCGGCGCGCTGCACACGGTGGAGCTGCCCGCCGACCTGACCGCCCGGCTGCGCGCGCTCGGCGAGCGCACGGACACGACCACCTACATGTCCCTGATGGCGGCGTTCCAGGCGACGCTGGCGTTCCACACCGGGCAGGACGACATCGCCGTCGGCACCGTCGTCGCCAACCGCGAGCGGCCCGAGACCGAGCAGCTGGCCGGGTTCTTCGTCAACACCCTCGTCGTGCGCACCGACCTGTCCGGCGACCCGACCGGCGACGAGCTGCTGGGCCGCACCCGCGAGAGCGTGCTGGGCGCGCTGTCGCACCAGGCGCTGCCGTTCGAGAGGGTCGTGGACGAGCTGAGCCCGGACCGGGACCTCGGCCGCAATCCGCTCTTCCAGGTGCTGTACACCCACACCCGGGCGTCCTCGGGGTCGTTCCGGCTCGGCGCGGCGGTGGGCGAGGCGTTCCCGATCGACCTGACGACGGCGAAGTTCGACTTCACCCTGGACGTGCTGGAGAGCGGACCCGGCGAGGGCCCGGCCGGGACGCGCGGGGCGAGCGGGGCGGGCGGGGCCGACGGGGCCGACGGGGCCGACGGGGGGCGGATCGCGCTGCGGTTCGTCTACCGGCCCGACCTGTTCACCGCCGAGTCGGTGGAGCGGTTCGCCGCGCACCTGGTCGCGGTCGTGCGGGCGTTCGTGCGGGTGCCCAGCGTGCCGCTGAGCGAGATGGCGCTGCTCACCGACGAGGAGATCGGCGAGCTGCTGGGCCCCGACGGCCCGGCCAACCGGCCGGCGACCACCGGCGCGAACGCGGCGGCGCGGGCGCCGCGCACGGCACCGCGGCGGTTCGCGGAGCACGCGCGGCGCACCCCGCACGCGGTCGCCGTGTCGGGCGCGGGGCGGAGCCTGACGTACGCGGAGCTGGACGCCGCCTCGCGGGCGCTGGCCCGGCGGCTGCGCGCCGCGGGCGCGGGCCCGGAGCAGCTGGTCGGCGTGTGCGTGGAGCGCGGCCCGGAGCTGGCGGTGGCGCTGCTGGGCGTGTGGCGGGCGGGCGCGGCCTACCTGCCGCTGGACCCGGCGCACCCGCGGGCGCGCCGGGAGTTCACGGTGACCGACGCGGGCGTGTCCCTGGTGGTCGCGGGCGGCGCGGGCCGCGCGGCCGTGGCGGGGCTGCCCGTGGAGGTCGTACCGCTGGAGGCCCCGGTGTCCGGCCCGGCCGGCTGCTCGGTCGAGGACGACGACGAGGGCGATCCGTACGGGGAGGACGCCGGGGACGGCTCGTACGGACCGGACGGGGCGGCGCACGGGGCGCACCGCCCGGACGGGGCGCACGGCGGCGCCGACGGGGCCGGGGAGGACCCGGGCGCGGACCGGCTGGCGTACGTGATCTACACCTCCGGGTCGACGGGCCGTCCCAAGGGCGTGGAGCTGACCCACGGCAACCTCGCCTGGCTGCTGGACGCCGCCGACCGGCACTTCTCCTTCGGCGCGGACGACGTGTGGACGCTGGTCCACTCCCCCGCGTTCGACTTCTCCGTCTGGGAGCTGTGGGGCCCGCTGGCGTCGGGCGGGCGCGTCGTCGTGCTCACCGACGACGAGGTCCGCGACCCGGCGGCGGTCCTGCGGGTGCTGCGCGAGGAGCGGGTGACGGTGCTGAACCAGACACCCGCCGCGTTCAAGGGGCTGCGGGCGCACATGGCGCAGGCCGGGGCGGCCTTCCGCGAGCTGGCGCTGCGGACGGTCGTCTTCGGCGGCGACGCCTTCGACGCGGGCGACTACCGCGACTGGTTCACCGTTCCGCAGGACGAGCGTCCCGCGCTGGTCAACATGTACGGCATCACGGAGACCACCGTCCACGTCACCTACCGGCCGATCACCGAGGCGGACACGGTGTCGCCGGTCGCGTCGCCCATCGGGCGGCCGCTCGCCGGGCAGCACGGCTACGTCCTGGACCGGTTCCGGCGGCTGGTGCCGCGCGGCACGGTCGGCGAGCTGTACGTGGCCGGGGGCGGCGTGGCGCGCGGCTACCGCAACCGCCCGGAGCTGTCGGCCGAGCGGTTCCCCGCCGACCCGTTCGGCCCCGGCGGGACCCGCATGTACCGCACGGGCGACCTGGTGCGGGTGCTGCCCGACGGCCAGCTGGCGTACGTGGGGCGGGCCGACCACCAGGTGAAGGTGCGCGGCTACCGCATCGAGCCCGGCGAGATCGAAGCGGCCCTGCGGGCCCTGCCCGGTGTCGCGGACGCCGCCGTGGTCGCCCGGACCGAGCCGGGCGGTGCCCGGCTCGTCGCGCACGTGGTGCTGACGGAGGGCCGGCCGCTGGACGCGGCGGACCTGCGGGACCGGTTGCGGCTGACCCTGCCGTCGTACATGGTGCCCGCGCTGTTCGTGCGGCACGAGCGGCTCCCGCTCACCGCCAACGGCAAGGTCGACCGGGCGGCGCTGCGGGCGGTGGCCGGGGACGCCGCCGCGCCCGACGGGTACGAGCCGCCGCGCGGCGCGACCGAGGAGGCGCTGGCCCGGGTGTGGGCCGAGGTGCTGGGCGTGGAGCGGGTCGGCCGCACGGCGCACTTCTTCGACCTGGGCGGCGACTCGATCCTCGCGCTGCGGGTGATCGGCCTGGCCCGGGCGGCGGGTCTGGCGCTGACCGTGCCGGACCTGTTCCGGGCGCCGGAGCTGGGCGCGCTGGCGCGGCGGGCGACGGCGGCCGACGAGGCGGCGCCGCCGGTGGAGCCGTTCTCGCAGCTCGACCCGGCCGACCGGGCGCGGCTGCCGGAGGGTCTGGAGGACGCGTATCCGCTGACCATGCTCCAGGCGGGGATGCTGCACGAGATGCTGGCCGACGAGCGGCGCGGCGCCTACCACAACGTCACCGACCTGAAGATCACGGTGCCGGAGGGGTTCGATTCGGCGGCCTTCCAGGCCGCGGTGGACGCGGTGGTGCGCGAGCACGGCATCCTGCGGACCTCCGTGGACCTCGTGTCGTTCTCCGAGCCGCTGCAGCTCGTGCACCGGGAGGCGTCGCTGCCGGTGGGCTGCACGGACCTGCGGGGGCTGTCCCGCGACGAGCAGCGGGCGGCCCTGCGGGGTCACGTGGAGGAGGAGTTCGGCCGCCGGTTCGACCTGGCGGCGCCGCCGCTGGTCCGCATCCACCTGCACCGGCTGACCGACCGGGAGCTGCGGCTCACGCTGACCGACTGCCATGTGGTGCTGGACGGCTGGAGCCTCACCTCGCTCATCGCCGACCTGCTGGACCTGCACCGCAGGGCGGTGGCGCACCGCCGGGCGCCGGAGCTGCCCGCCGCGCCCCGGTTCGCCGAGTACGTGGCGCTGGAGCGGGCGGCGCTGCGGGACGAGGAGAGCCTCGCGTACTGGCGTACGGCGCTGGACGGGCTGAACCCGGTCCGGTTCACCCGGCGCGGGGTGGAGGGCGGTACCGGAGGCGCAGGCGGGGCGGGCGCGGACGGGACCGGCACGGGCACGGGCACGGACGGCAGCGACGACGGCACGGGTGCCGAGACCGTGTACGAGACGAAGCGCTCGTACGCGCGGCTCGCCGGGCCCGTCGGGCGGCTCGCCCGGCAGGCGGGCGTGCCCCGGCGCACCGTGCTGCTGACGGCCTTCCACCATCTGATGGGCCTCTTCGCCGAGTGGGACGACGACGCCGCCGGGCACGCGATCGGCCTGGTCACCAACGGCCGGCCGGAGCTGCCGGGCGCGGACCGGATGCGCGGGCTGTTCCTCAACACCGTGCCGTTCGGGGTGCGGCGCCCGCGCGGGAGCTGGCTGGAGTACGTGCGGGCGGTGTTCGCCGCCGAGCGGGAGATGCTGCCGCACCGCAGGGTGCCGCTGGTGCGGCTGGCGGAGCTGCGGCCGGGCGAGCCGAGCCCCGTGCAGGCCGTGTTCAACTTCGTCAACTTCCACCGGCTGTCCGGCGACACCTGGGACGAGTCGATGGAGATCGCCCGCACCATGTTCCCGCTGCTGGTCAACGCGAGCGTGGACGGCTTCCAGCTGGACGCCGACCCGGCGTACGTGTCCCCCGCGACGGCGGACCAGCTCGCCGACCTGCTGTGCGGGGTGCTGGAGACGATGGTGGCGGCGCCCGACGCGCCCGTCACCCGGCCCGCGCTGCGCGGCGCGGCGCGGGAGCGGGCGCTCGGGGCGTGGGCCCGCGGCCCGGAACTGCCCGGCGACGGGCTGATGTTCCACACCTGCGTGGCGGCGCACGCGGAGCGGACCCCGCACGCGGTGGCCGTCGAGCACGGCGCGCGGGAGGTCACGTATGCCGAGCTGGACGCGGACGCCGGGCGGCTGGCGGCGCGCCTGGGGGCGCTCGGGGTGGGCCCCGAGACGGTCGTCGGGATCTGCGTGGACCGGGGCCCGGACATGCTGCGCGCGGTGCTGGGCGTCTCGAAGGCGGGCGGCGCGTTCCTCCCGCTGGACCCGCGGCACCCCGTGGAGCGGCTGGCGTTCACGGCGCGGGACAGCGGCATGCGGGTGCTGCTCACCCAGTCGGCGCTGGCCGGGGCGGTCCCCTTCGACGGGCCGGTGCTGCGCCTGGACGACCCGGCGGTGTGGGAGCCGTCCGGGGCGCCGGTGCCCGCGCCGGCCGTGACGCCCGACTCCGCCGCGTACGTCATCTACACGTCCGGCTCGACGGGCACCCCGAAGGGCGCGGTGATCCCGCACCGGGGCCTGACCAACATGCTGGAGGGCCAGCGTGACCTGGTGGAGCCGGCGCCGGGCGAGCGGGTGCTGCAGTTCGCGTCGTTCAGCTTCGACGCGTCGATCCTGGAGATGACCTGGGCACTGGCCAACGGCGGCACCCTGTGCACCGCCCCGCAGGAGGCCCTGCGGCCCGGTCCGGACCTCGCCGCGACGCTGCGGGAGCGGCGGATCACCGGCGCGATGCTGCCGCCGAGCGCGCTGGCGGTGCTCGGCGAGGACCGGTTCCCCGAGCTGGCGGTGCTCCAGGTCGCCGGCGAGGCGTGCCCGGCGGAGCTGGCCCGCACCTGGTCGCGCGGACGGCGGTTCCTCAACGTGTACGGGCTGACGGAGACCTCGTCCTGGTCGGTCGCCGCCCGGCTGGAGCCGGACTGCCGCAGGGCGCCCGTCGGGCGGCCGATCCGCAACACCTCGCTCCACGTCCTGGACGACGACCTCCAGCCGGTGCCGGTGGGCGTGCCCGGTGAGATCCACCTGGGCGGTCACGCGGTCGGCCGGGGCTACCTGAACCGGCCGGAGCTGACGGCGGCCACCTTCGTCCCCGACCCGTACGGCGCCCCCGGCGACCGGCTGTGCCGGACCGGCGACATCGGGGTGCGGCGGCCGGACGGGCAGGTGGAGTGGCTGGGCCGGCGGGACGGGCAGGTGAAGCTGCGCGGCTTCCGCATCGAGCTGGGCGAGGTGGAGCACGCGCTGCGGGAGCTGCCGGAGGTGCGGCAGGCCGTGGTCCTGCTCCGCCGCGACCTGCCGGGCGGCGAACCGGCCCTGGTCGCCTACGTGGTGCCCCGCGAGGGCTCCGGGGCGGGCGAGGAGGAGCTGCGGCGGGGGCTGCGGGCGCGGATGCCCGCGTACATGGTGCCCGCGTTCTTCACGGTCCTCGACGAGCTGCCGGTCAACACCAGCGGCAAGGTCGACAAGCGGGCGCTGCCGCTGCCGGCGGCCGGCCGCGAGCGGGTCGGCGCCCCGTACGTCGCGCCCCGCACCCCGGCCGAGCTGGTGCTCGCCGAGGTGTGGCGCCGGGTGCTGGGCGTGGCGGAGGTCGGTGTGCACGACGACTTCTTCCGGCTGGGCGGCAGCTCCCTGTCGACGGTGCGCGTGGCCGCGCAGGCGACGGCGCGCGGCCTGCGCGTGACGGTGCGGGACCTCATCGAGGCGCCGACCATCGCCGGGCTCGCCGCCCGCGCGGGCGGCGCCGACGACGACGGGTCCGGCTCCGGGCCCGGGTCCGAGGTCCGCTCCGAGGTCCGCTCCGAGGTGCGGCTGCGCGACGGGGAGGGGGCACCCCTGTGGTGCGTGCACCCGACCGGCGGCAGCGCCGCCTGGTACGTGCCGCTCGCCCGCGAGCTGCCGCCGGGCCGGCCCGTGCGGGCGTTCCAGGCGCGCGGCCTGCTGGGCGGCGTGGACCCCACGACGGTCGCCGGGATCGCCGCCAACTACGTCGCCGAGATCACCGCGCACGGCGGACGGGGCCCGCACGACCTGCTGGGCTGGTCCATGGGCGCCAACCTGGCGCTGGAGATGGCGACGCAGCTGTACGAGGCCGGGCACACGGTGGAGCCGCTCGTACTGATCGAGCCGTACCTGCCCAACCCGGTGGCGGCCGGGCGGCTGGCCGGTGTCGGCCGCGACATGGTGACCGCGCTCGGGATGCGCGACCGGATCCGAGCTCTCGACCCGTCGCCGGAGCGGGACGCCGCCGTGGCGGAGCTGACCGCGCTGCTGCTCGGCGCGGGGATGAGCCCGAGCGAGGCGGCGCTGGTGGAGAACGCGCCGATCGAGGTGTGGCACTCGCTGCTGGTGGCGCTGGCCGGCTACCGGGTGCGCCCGTACCCCGGTCACGTCCACCTGGTCGTGGGAAGCACCGCGGCCGGGCTGCCCGAGGACGAGCCGATGCCCGGCCTGGACGTCGGATACCGGACCTACGTCGCACGGTGGCGCGAACTGGCGCTGGGCGGGCTGACGGTCCATGTCACGGAGGGGGACCACATGTCGATGATGTCCGAGCGGCTCATGCCGCGGACCGCCGCGCTGCTGGCCCGGATCGGGACGGGGGCCGTCCGATGA
- a CDS encoding MFS transporter, which yields MANTLTSAGARLWSPARQRSFRLLWMGQSLSLLGDGFSYIAFSWITLSLTGSTLTLGWVLACQAVPRAVLTLVGGSLSDTWSSRTLMAFSSWARAALMVSVGLLGLAGSLTVWLLCVAAALFGAVDAFFQPARASILPTVVGKETLAPANALLGVGAKVSAVLGPAVGGLVVAVTDAPVAFLVDGVCFALCGLCVSRIRTLPKEPDEDGARAGAAAPAASLGARIREGLRYAWDDPRIRTVLVVDMAVTFCHSGPFTVGFATLAKIDLAGGSTTLGLLNGALAGGAMLGALAGGLVGGRPRVGLLIAALAGWLALGMAVLGTVGDIAAALGTVLMMGFGIGFQGVFGVSWIQRNIDGAVLSRVISVDMVLGYAVAPLSLVVCGALAGSGAGPMFALTAVLLTVTGLGVLASRTVRAMR from the coding sequence ATGGCGAACACTCTGACGAGCGCGGGGGCCCGGCTCTGGTCCCCCGCCCGGCAGCGGTCGTTCCGGCTGCTGTGGATGGGCCAGTCCCTGTCCCTGCTCGGCGACGGCTTCAGCTACATCGCGTTCTCGTGGATCACCCTGAGCCTCACCGGCTCGACGCTGACGCTCGGGTGGGTGCTGGCGTGCCAGGCGGTGCCGAGGGCGGTGCTGACGCTGGTCGGCGGGTCGCTGAGCGACACGTGGTCCAGCCGGACGCTGATGGCCTTCTCGAGCTGGGCGCGGGCCGCGCTGATGGTGTCGGTGGGGCTGCTGGGGCTGGCCGGGTCCTTGACGGTGTGGCTGCTCTGCGTGGCGGCGGCGCTGTTCGGCGCGGTGGACGCGTTCTTCCAGCCGGCGCGGGCGTCGATCCTGCCGACGGTGGTCGGCAAGGAGACGCTGGCGCCCGCCAACGCCCTGCTGGGCGTCGGCGCCAAGGTGTCGGCCGTGCTGGGCCCGGCCGTGGGCGGCCTGGTGGTGGCCGTGACCGACGCGCCGGTGGCGTTCCTCGTGGACGGCGTCTGCTTCGCGCTGTGCGGGCTGTGCGTGTCCCGGATCAGGACGCTGCCGAAGGAGCCGGACGAGGACGGCGCGCGGGCCGGGGCGGCGGCGCCGGCCGCGTCGCTGGGCGCCCGCATCCGGGAGGGCCTGCGGTACGCGTGGGACGACCCGCGGATCCGTACGGTGCTGGTGGTGGACATGGCGGTGACGTTCTGCCACTCCGGCCCGTTCACCGTGGGGTTCGCGACGCTGGCGAAGATCGACCTGGCGGGCGGCTCGACGACGCTGGGCCTCCTCAACGGGGCCCTGGCGGGCGGGGCCATGCTGGGCGCGCTCGCGGGCGGCCTGGTCGGCGGCCGGCCGAGGGTCGGGCTGCTGATCGCGGCGCTGGCCGGCTGGCTCGCCCTCGGCATGGCCGTCCTCGGGACGGTCGGCGACATCGCGGCGGCGCTCGGCACGGTGCTGATGATGGGATTCGGCATCGGCTTCCAGGGCGTGTTCGGGGTGAGCTGGATCCAGCGGAACATCGACGGGGCGGTGCTCAGCCGGGTGATCTCCGTGGACATGGTCCTCGGGTACGCCGTCGCGCCCCTGTCGCTCGTCGTCTGCGGGGCGCTGGCCGGCTCCGGCGCGGGGCCGATGTTCGCGCTGACGGCGGTGCTGCTGACGGTGACCGGACTGGGCGTGCTCGCCTCGCGGACGGTGCGGGCGATGCGCTGA